CAGGGAATGCTTAATGCCCTTCGCCAACCACACTGCTTTTTTAATCGGCGCCAACCTGCCGCCGATGTCCTTGGTTGGCACGCCCGGCGCCCCAGAGGGGCGCGGCAAATCCGCAGCAGACGGCAAGATAACTGCATCAGGATAGGTCTTGCGGATGGCGGCGATACGCGGCAGCGAGCTTTCCAGAATGTCAAACAGTTGATCTGGACCAGCAAGGAAATCTTTGATCGCCTCAATCTGAATTGCCACCGTCGAGTATTCCAAGCACATCAAGTGCTTGATCGTGGCCTTGAGCATACTGCGCACAATGCCATCGATTGGCCCTTCGTGCTGCATAGCTGCGACGATCAACCGGTTCCGCAGATGGAAATACGCCTGCCAGTCGATGGCATCATCCTTATCCGACCAAGCCATATGCCAAATCGCGATACCCGGCCAGGTTGCGGTTGGGAAGCCGTGTTGTCCTGCCCGAAGCCCATATTCCGCGTCGTCCCATTTGATAAACAGCGGTAGTGGCTGGCCAATTTTCTCCGCCACCAACCGGGGGATCATGCACATCCACCAGCCGTTATAGTCCACGTCGATTCGGCGGTGCAGGTCCCGTGAATTAGGCGCATCTGGCCTGTCGCCAAACTTGCCGCGATCAGACAGTGGGTGGGCGGCAAAATCGTGGTCGTAATGTACGTGTGGCGCGGACGTCCACATGAAGTCATGCCGACCGACGACCTCACCCATCGAATGCAGGTGGCTACGTTCCTGCAGATTCAGCATTTGCCCACCTATAAGCATCGGGGTTTTTGCGTAGCGGGCGGCAGCTAATGCCCGCAAAATGGAATCTGGTTCAATGGCGATGTCGTCATCCATGTACAAAATGTAGGGCGATTTCGCCGCCCCTGCATCGCCATCGCCCAGGGCCTCATACATTATGCGAGAGTAACCGCCTGAGCCGCCGAGGTTGCCCTGACGAAACTCGAAGAACCTACCCGCGAAATGCTTGGTTGCTTGGACATAACCCGGCTCGTCAGCTGGGTGCTTATTACCTTGATCCGGCATGATGATGGCATCGATCACGGCATCAACTTCTGGGTCTGATGCCAATGCCTCAAGTGCTGCAACCGCGTCTGATGGTCGGTTAAAAGTGGGGATACCCACGGTGACACGCGGCTCAAACGGCCCCACTTCGACACCGTCCGGCATAATCTGCGGCTTAGGAGCGTGCGGCGCAAACCATCCAGCAGCCGTTATTGTCACATCGGATTCTGCGGTGAGATCCCACCACATCCAGCCACCATCTTCAAAAGGAGCGAGTGATAGTTCAAATTCCGCCACCCCATCGGTAACAACCTCGCCAGCAACAGCAATGCGTGCACCATCGATCTTCGAGCGGAACACGTCAACCCGAGCTGTTCCACTGACTTCTACTTTCAGAATGACCGAGTCCAATTGCGACCAACGGCGCCAGTAGCTTGCAGGAAAGGCATTGAAATAAGTAAGGAAACTAAGCTCATTGCCTGCCGGTACCGTAATTGATGTGCGATCCGACCACGTTGCACGGCCGGTGTTGTATTCCGACTCGATTAAATACAACATGCGTACGTCATGGGGCTCGCCAAGACGCGGCAGGAGGAATCGCTGAAGCTGATTCTCTTTCATGTAACTTTTGAGCCTTTCCACAAATGATCTTTAAAGATTGTGGTTCTAAGCGTAGTGGGTTGTACCTAGCTGCGCCCAAAACAACGCGGTTTTTTCGATATTGAGAGTTTTGAGCCCGGCACTCCGGAGTATCAATAGAGAATATCTAAGAATTTTCATTAAAAAACACTTTTAACCAATAACGTACTCCCGATCCCGCCAACGATAACCATGCAGACCCAATTATTCTTTTTCAACGCATGCATTAAAGCATCACTGGCCACAGGTGGTTTTATCGTGAAAATTTTTCCACCCCGAGCTTTACATGGGGGTAATTTTCCCCAATGCAACATTTAGAAACCCAATAATTAATCATAAACTTTATGCAAAATTAAACTTAACTAAAACTTAACTTGTTATTAATTCTTAGAAATGTTTACACATACCACCCCTTGATGTCAGCAAGTTTTAGCGATAGTGCTTCGGGGTGAAAATTACCGTTTGCTTACCTGTTACACACAGACATCAGACCCCCAGCCGACAGCACTACTTAACTGATTCAACCTCGCATTTATCGTGCAACACATAACTGAAAACGCATATATTTGACACCAATCACCCACAACAACCATGCCCGACCAGATCCCCACCGACGCCAAATCATACTGGGATTTTTTCATTCACTAACAAATTTTCCGGTCGCTTCGCATACTAGCTACAGCCCTACTTAGCGACGGGGTTAGACCGCTTTTTCTCCAACGCGCTGTACTAAAGTCAACAACCGAAACGGATAGACGCAATTAACTAACTCCGGTTAGCTTTCCTAAGTTACGTAGCCGTTCATTCTTATCGAAATGGTTTAACGGGGGCTTTTATAAGCTCCCTCTGTAGAAAATGTTGGGTTATATGTTTCTTCGACTCAATCGCACAACAACCAGGTTCGCATTCTTTGTGAGCCTCTTTATGGCCGTGATTCTGGCACTCGGATTCGCCACCGCAGTGCGACCAGCCTACGCACAAGACAACTCCACCTCAAGCATCGAAATTG
The nucleotide sequence above comes from Corynebacterium mustelae. Encoded proteins:
- a CDS encoding glycosyltransferase: MKENQLQRFLLPRLGEPHDVRMLYLIESEYNTGRATWSDRTSITVPAGNELSFLTYFNAFPASYWRRWSQLDSVILKVEVSGTARVDVFRSKIDGARIAVAGEVVTDGVAEFELSLAPFEDGGWMWWDLTAESDVTITAAGWFAPHAPKPQIMPDGVEVGPFEPRVTVGIPTFNRPSDAVAALEALASDPEVDAVIDAIIMPDQGNKHPADEPGYVQATKHFAGRFFEFRQGNLGGSGGYSRIMYEALGDGDAGAAKSPYILYMDDDIAIEPDSILRALAAARYAKTPMLIGGQMLNLQERSHLHSMGEVVGRHDFMWTSAPHVHYDHDFAAHPLSDRGKFGDRPDAPNSRDLHRRIDVDYNGWWMCMIPRLVAEKIGQPLPLFIKWDDAEYGLRAGQHGFPTATWPGIAIWHMAWSDKDDAIDWQAYFHLRNRLIVAAMQHEGPIDGIVRSMLKATIKHLMCLEYSTVAIQIEAIKDFLAGPDQLFDILESSLPRIAAIRKTYPDAVILPSAADLPRPSGAPGVPTKDIGGRLAPIKKAVWLAKGIKHSLRPADPAHYEVPQANFAPIEARWFSLSRVDGATVTTADGRGVVYRKRDLEKAKDLFRQTRALHKQLTERFDQLREDYRAAHPRLVSREAWAEIFEPELGEKA